The genomic stretch TAGTACAACAAAACTGCATATTATGCGAGGAAATTGTTTTAAAAACAACTAACAAATTAAACACATTAAGAAACGAATTAAATATCGTAACAAAGTTTGCGTTactttacttacttacttacttcaCTTACTTACTGCGTTACTTACCAGCTGTTCcttatttattttacttttctGTCTCTTTTTCACAAAGAATTAGACCAAGTTGCAGTTCTCCCGTAAAATTTTAGCACATAATATATATTTCAATGTATAATTCAGCTGGCTTTTCGATCACCTTCACATATGGGGTTTGTATTTCGTTTCAAAAACAAAATATACATACCGCCATTTACTGGCAGGTTTACGGCCTCTCAACTGTCGTGGCTTCTTCCCTTTTGAAGCGTTAGGTTCCCGAAAAACAAACTGGAGCATATCTTTCGCGTTGTTATGTCGGTTTCTCGAATTACCCCACGTCCGTGCTGTGGCGCGGTCGGTGTATGAAATACAACCGTGGACACGAGATACAGACACAACACAGTGGCTAGTGACCACTACAATGAATTGACGTCATCACTGAGAGAAGACCGCGTAACCTTTGGTCGAACACGACCGCTTAGGAAATGATGGGAATTTTTTCTTCGTAAATAATTCGAGCCTCAAGTCGAGCCAAGCATTGTTGAGAGCGACGTTATAGAAAGAGATATCTACACACAGTGAAAACTTTGTAGGAAGAAATCACTCTAAGAAATAAGGGCGTCATTGGGGTGCAACCTCCAGCACATATACACCCCAGAACATCTATGTACACCCCAGCACTGCTTCAGTTTTGCTACATGTGTTGCATATTCGAAACTGCGAGAAAAACACTAGCCCcttttccgtttcttttctgtCAACAAGTTGTCCCACTTCCTGATTTTAAATAGCAATTTTAATAAATACCGAGCGGTAAAGAATTTGTTACATGCTTCATGAATGATGTTACTGAAAACACTCATTCTATTGGAATGGCTACACATCTTGGATTGCGTTCCGTGATCCAtacgatgaaagaaggaagtcactgaaaaggttagccaaccgtataggactcgaacccacatcttctggattactagTCTAGGGCTCTTACCAAATGAGCTAAGCTCcttctttcataattaatttcttaggcacttgaggctttgtgtgtatttgtcctttctatgtgttccagcctcagaacatcaattgccatcgtGTTTTGATCACGAATGATACTatattataacgaccatgtcaaaATCGGCAACCCCCTATGAggcgtccgcacgatccgctaggggcgctactcatcggcccgcgagatctacatcacgattggacgacggagatttgaattttgaacgcgcagaatcGGATGTAcggctaccgtagcagacgacagcaacagctcctatgtaAACGCgtcgaatgatgatgataatcaactttataaattgaaacatcttccgtgggatatccaccgcttgtgcaaaaaatactaaggtaagcggaagtacaaagtattgtagaagttgaggaagcaataaccgggccgatgactagcgccaccgctagcttccaaatgcggcgcagGGAAGAAGTGCCTATGAAGTGGTCGCTATAAAGCACCCCTAAAATGCAGATAGTGACGCATTCAAAAAGAACCTCGTCGAATATACTTTTGTACGAGGAATCTCATTTAGTTTGTTTGTCCTAATCCCCACCAACTGTCATCGTgtgctttctgtttctcttctctaataactgtcgtctgcttgtgctgcctgggtgccCTCACGCGCACGAGCATTCGTTGATCGGGACTTCTACGATTGGTCATTCTGGGAAAAGAGTTCATCGGTGCAGCAGTGCGAGGAAATGCGTGGCATATAGGCCCTCGAGTTCCAGGCACGTACCGCGTGGTGGCGACACTGTgagacaggaaaaaaaaaaaaaaaaaaaacgaaaacaaacataaACCGTAATCCAAATCTGGCCGACAAAACATGCCGTTTGGAAATGACACGTTCTGAAATCGAGAGTAATCATAGAATTCCCAGAAGCGAGTGTTTGGCGTCGTGCACTGATGCATCGGTGCaacacgtagcagacgacaggaaagaaaaaaaaaaaggggccGGAACGTCGCGCCTTCTAGCGTGCGAAGTATAAGTATAAAACGATAATATTCCTTTCTATTTTCGGCCTCCTGAAGCTAATCTCTGTGCTCTGAAGCGGGTTTTGTTGCTGTCATTGGCTGTTTGCTTCTGACAAAATTAAGCGCTTCGTCTGAGTCTGAGTCGACTGCACAAGTTTTGTGCAAGTGCTTCTCTCTTCTGTCAACTATAAGCGCAGCAAATGCCAGGTCCGGTGCGCGAAATGGTAACAAGGAAACTGACTAACAACTCTCCTCTCTTGCGATTCCATGCGCTTAAGTATGCCAATTATAGACATCTACTGCATTCTAGCCATCGACACCCGCAGGCGAGGTTATCGGAAAGCCATTTGTAGTGCATTCTCTCCGCCGTCTTGCTCAATGGAACATTCTTTGCAATTATATCCGCGAGGAGAGACCTAGCAATAGTAGCGCAGTGTTGCACTGGTCTTTTCTCTCTTCCAATTCCGAATTATTTATTCCGCTTTACTAACGACACAACAGTGTGCTTACACGGTCTCGGTGTGCACAATATTAGCAGTCGAACTGGAGCATAAACTCCTTAGCTCATGGTCCCGTAGAGACATGCATAACAAATGTATTTTGCTTtctacctttttctttttttcacggcTGCATTATGAAAAAGATCGTCTCTCAAATGGCATATTTCCAAAACATTAAATACCGTGCGCGCCACCCTTTTGATTGCAGCAAAAAGCCGCTCTCTTTGAATTGTCATTGCGTGCTGTGCATACTGAACATAGCAGACGATCATCTGCCCGGGATAGCTTTCCGGTAAAAGCAGACGATCATCTGCGTGTCTTAGCTTCCCGACAACGCAGACGATCGTTTGTGCGGTGTCGCTTCCGGATAATGCGTGTCAAACCAGAGTGTGTGTACCATAATTCATTTTTAATAATGAATTATGTGAATTATGTGCCGTGATTAAAGAACAGTAACACGGCACAAATACGTGGAATCGTTGACTTCAATGACAATCCGAAATCAAGACGAAAATCGTTCCATCGAATGCCTCGCGTTGCGATGCTCGAAATCATCTATAGTTCATCACTGGTTCAATAAAATAATTCAGTTTCGTAGCCAAACATTCAGACAGAGAAATGCGCAGCGGTTTGAAATGTTCTTCTTCTTGCCGTCTCGAGGGTTATGCCTGAATACGACACATAGGTTCGCTAAAGTACATTGTCAACTTTGAGATACGAGTACAATAGAGTCTTCAATATGACATTCCTCATCGGACCCAGCCCACAGGCGTTAACCAAGCGTATCTTATTTCGATCCTTCCACAATGTGTCCTCGGCTAAAGAACAGGAAGCACGCGATACCTCAGCTGCAGTATGACATTGACTCTGTAAGACAGTACAGACACAGTGTGACGGACGTCACATGCATCGCGCGAACACCACGTGACGCTGCTATTATTATACGCGACGCGGTAATGCGTGCACCCGCTTACACACAGTTGTGTGTTTGCGCGGTTCGTTATACTGATGTCTGTTCGTTATATTGCAACGCGAAGCATTTAGGGTCCGCTTTGTGTCCAATCCACTCCAAAGCCATCTAAGCAATGGCGAATTACGACCTAGCGCTCCGAAATTGGTAGCCTTGCGCCCGCGGCAGGTCACGTGACAGTCGTCACCCACGCTAACTTCGGCGGGCGGGCCAATCGGGACCAATGCGGACCCTTgcggtgcggatgtgacgacaccggatatagttgggcatcCCGCTTCCCGTCTGTTTCGAGGccgggcgaaaaaaaaatttttttagctggcaaattcctggcgctATAGGAAAGCGCCACGAGAACGTGCGCGATTGCCACGGTTTTGACCAAAGTTGCCAGGAAATGATCACGCAAATTCGCCGTAAGTTATATACCTTGCAACATTGGTGAGTCAGTCTTCGGATCTgctaaaataataataatagcggTAACTTAATAATATTTGCGTTCTGTTGTACACTGGCATAACGGTGTTGTTTGGTAGTTTGGCACAACATGTTTTGTTCTTTCatgatacagtcaaactcctgtacaacgaaactcaggggacagctaAAAAAATTTGCaataaaggtattttcgttaaaaaggatgtacattattggacctataaggctccagcgggaccgcaaaaaaatttgctgtagtggtattttcgttaaaaaggtgttcgctgtaaaggagtttgaccgTACTAACGTCTCCGGTATGGCACACATAATACTCCCCGCGAACGTGCGCACGAAGGCATGCGGCATTCTTCAGCATTTATTATTAAGTAATAAATGCTGAAGCTGAAGCAGCGTTCTTCAGCATGTTTTATTTAAGTAACAACAACCCGCGTATATAACTTAAATAATTGCAGAAGAACGCTGCACGCGAATTTCGCGATCGCGCGGTATATTTTATTGATTCAAATTCCAGCAGGTTCCGCTGACAGTACCGACACAGAGCTGAATTCGTACAAGAAACCGGCTAACGCAAGGTTACATCAGAAACTTCTCGGCACACAATGACCGCATTCTATCCCGCTTGCCCCAATGATGTATTCTCTCCCTTACTCTCTGCAGAGACAGGTAATCATGTCACGTGATGGCACGTGCTCCGCGTCACGCACAAAATTATAGTACGTGCAAGCGCTCGTTTATTAGGAAGACATTTCATCGTTATAACCGGTCACGTCACGGCGTCTCGTGACGATCAGGGAATTGTGGTTTTTCCGGCGAGATTCAATGAGAGTTCTGAGAACGGCTTTTGTATAGACCGTCTGGTAAGAGACTGGATGCGGCAGCTTGAAGTGACAAGCGCAGTCTCGCAACACTGAGCACGAAGAAAGCGGCTTCTTTCGGTAGGTTTCGGAAGCAAGCAAGGAGAGGAACTTCGCAAACGGAAGGCCTGATACGCTTGGCCTATGGGCTGACGTTGACGCAGTATCGAATGGTCGCCAATCGCATTCATGTCTGAAGGTCAATGCGTTGTTAAACGTTCATTCTGACGTCATTATTCGATTGAGCAGAATCTTAGCATCAATTTCAGCATATGCGTTTTGCCAGAAAATTTCGAATAAAAGCATAACTGtattgaagaaataaaaaagaaaaaactttcGATTTGTCTACCACGTTTTTGTGCCACTTAGCTAATAAATACAAATGCATTCTCTCCACAAATTcgtgaaccaatcagcgagcatgTTTGTCGTCGCACCACGTCtgtccaataaaaaaaaaagtgtcgaaCCCTAAAAAGGATGAAAGATCGTTCGCTTACGGTCTGGTGGATTTCCGCACACTACGCAGTTTCAAACGCTAAATAAATCGGCATGGTCAGTATCTGTCGTTATATATCGTTATGTCAATAAAGTTATATACGAGATCAGTGAAAACGCTGCGCAGTGTTATTAACCCCTTTTTATGAATTACACTGAGACTAGCAGCGAGAGAAAGGCCGGTTATTTTCCGCGTGACGACACCTggacaatcttttttttttttttcctacacgACCAGGCAATTAGGAGACGgacgaaaaaagaaggaaatggCATGGGAAAAAAATCCCAACTAGCACCGGATTGCGTCAGCAGCAGTTGCACTTGCCAGTTCCACACTAATTACCGACGCATTCTAGTTAGAGTATTGCTTCATGCGGAATCTACTGAGCTACCAAAGCAAGATTGTTCTTCCATTCAATATGTGATCGAAACGGTAGAGATATGACGGCGGCAATTGTTGTttcgcgtcgtagcacaggtgATATTAAATCGAGTACTACATATCGCACATTTTCAGAGGATGCGATATAGCGATCGCACTACGTCGAACTAACCCATGGCGACGAGGAGCCCATACTTTATTCAGGGGCGGAACCAGACCATCACttaaagtgggggggggggggcggttctTTGACGCCTAGCGGGGGAGGGGATCTCTAATTTTAACCTGATGATTTGAACCTGGCGATGGCACAACCCCTTCCCCCGGTCTTGTCGTGTAGGCGGTGCGGACATAATATTTTTACTCGTTTTTGAACTGTCCGTTTTTGTAAACAAATCTGTATATACAAACTTATAGTTTTGTTCGTTTTCAAAACAAAACCTGTCTCACACGTGCAcctttgtttattttcttccaATGCATTTCACGACCCAACAAACACCCTCGCTCTCTACTCGTTGAAGAGCTCTTTTTTTACTACGAAGTACAGCGGAATGAAAACACAGCCACAAAATTTCCCGCTCTGGCGTCATTCATACCCCAGGCCACGTGACAGGTCGACACGCCCTGCTTGTCGACCAATGAGAGGGCGTCATGCGCCAAGCCCCCGATCGTACGAGAAGCGTCCTCTTGCCCTTCTCGTCCTCAGAATATAAAACCTGTGAGCGCGGGCACTTACTCGGTGCGAAGTAATCCAGTTCGAATCTTCGACGAGATATTCCGCGGCATATTTTccggaagaaaagaaaaaaaaaaagtgtcactgcGTTCGTCGTATATTCCATATCAGACGTTCTCGTATTGGCAGAAGTGGACATATTTTTATTTCGTTGTCGGCTGCTATAGCCGTGTGGTTTTCGGAACGAGTGACAGATTATTCAGCGGACGATTTGCCAACGATTTGAATTGCAAAACAggtacgtgttttttttttctcaaaacaTACTCGATAACAACCACGTCCCGATTAGCGGACGCCATGTTTAGAAATACTACTCTGTTTTTTGGTGCTTCCTTTTTTACACGAATGCTGTTTCCGCAGTTTTTGTTGTGTGGTTGGCGCCAAATCTGGTGGCTGGTGGAGAGAAATTCCAGATGGCCCATTCCGGAACACAGATGATAGCGCGATGTGCTTGCTTCGGCGGGCTGCAACATGTGAGGGTTAAAGCCACGTTGTGAGCATTAGATTCTTTCTTACAGAGTGATAaatagtagtttttttttagtttactCTAACAGCGATGCGCGTTTGATGTCGCAGCAGGCGACACGTAACAGAAAATAGTCAACAATGCCCCGACACAAACAGTAACGCCCTGTTTTCACTGCCAGTGCTTCGTAATCGCATTTTATCGACTGATCCCCTCTTACTTTATCTCGTTTTCCTTTCCTCTGATGGAAGATGATTCAAGCTTTTTTTGCCTTCTAATTATAGCTGTTCCTTTATAGGCTTGAACTATTTTGCGTTACTTCCGGTTAACCAACCTCTTCCCTCCTCCCCATATGTCGCTGCTTCTGTTATTGTTTACATCTCTCTGCTACTGTGCTTTCCTGTTTATGCCTGAGCCCATCGTTTCATATCGCCGTCCTTCTGATTCTAGTACTAGTATAAGCGTGTGTCCTTGCATCTTGCATGTGCCTATTAACATTCATTACGTAGTCTGCTTTGTTCCGGGAATAGTGTCGGACGGGAGGATGAGCTGAGAATGCTGATtggccgtttttttttgttttttttttttgttcttgcaGATGAACGCAAGCCTGACGGTGTGTCTGCGAGTGCTCGTGTTGTTGGTGGCCATTTGGAATGGCGTCCAGGCACAACGCAACCTGCACAAAAGGAGTTTTCTAGAGCTCGGCTGTCGGGGTAACTTCGAGCAATCCTACCTGGCGCGATTGGAACGTGTTTGTGAAGAGTGTTTCCAACTGTACAGGGAACCTCAGGTCTACAATATGTGCAGGTACATATAACCACTTTGTCTGCAGTTATATCGCTCGTCGGAACCCGCGACTTGGCTAGACGTAGAGTATAGCCTCACTGCACAATACTAATCCGTGAACTATGCGCATTttataaattttttttttaaaaggcTAGTTAAATCCTACCAGTGGATAGAAAAAGtcgggaaaagaaaaaaaaagctctgtAGCATCCGcatcaccatttttttttttctaagtagACATTCTGCAAACAGCTTTGAATGCCATTAGGAGTCATCACTGTGGAATGCACGAGCTCCTGAGTACCGCCCGCCGATTTCGCCTGTCTTCACCCCGGCCGGCGTACGTGCCACTTACTGCTAGTATTTTTCCGCCGACGAGAATGCCCCGCGGTTTAAAAaggctctctctctccctcctctCTTCTTGGTTTTTCATTTTTCCCGCAGAGTCGCGTGATTTTGGGGCGGACCCCTCACGCTCTGTGCCCGCACGGTATGCCAATTTGCAAAGAATAGCCGCAACGTCTTTTCGAAAGCCGTACGCATGTTTCGTCAGATGGTCGCTAGAGGCGCTGCGGTAGCGATCGTGTCGCGTGTTTGTTAGCGGGCCAAGAAGAATCCATTGTTCGTCTGCGTTGCGTAGTATGCTTCACGCTGCCAGTTGACACGTCAGAAAGCACTTAACGACGTGCATAGCAATCGTGTGAGTCTCGTGATGATTTTGCGCTAGGATACAGTTTGATTGGCAGTTATGGACGGTATAAACGTCCTCTACAACGCTGGTGTCGTAGAAGTAGTCATTCATACGCGAAATCTCGGCCGTTGCGGCCACTTTTTGTTTTGCAGACGACAATGTGTAGCAGACGAACGCATTTTGGACCGTGCGCATTGCCAACACCGCCTCGATACAGAAAgtctgcttactcgtcgacgtgacgtaacaactaagggTCAGCCAATTAGGATCGTGTTCTCAACGGCGGTAgcgaatcacgaacgtgctttcatcAGTCGTAGCCATgcagacgaaccaccgtcgtctgcgagtagtgatcgAACTTTGaatgggaaaactttaaaataaagcgcaaaactgtccaatatctcaatcaatcaatcaatatctCAAGATTGGGTCCCTGCCATCATTTGCAGAAGTGCGCTCTGACACATAACTTCGCAGCTACATTCGCAGACGACAACTTGAAGCCCATACTTTTTTGGCATAGTGGCCAACAAAATCCAATCAGAGTTGACCGTAGATAGAAGATGTAatgccgtcgtcgtcgtcttctaaCTTTTCAGCTTGCTTTCCACACAGGGCGAGCTGCTACAAGAACGAAAACTTCGACTCGTGTGCCACGGCCCTGCTAATCCAGAACGGTGAATTGGATGAGATACGACGAATGATCAACTTTGTCTTCGGGTGATGAGCTCCATGACGCGACGGGAGTCACGTGACCCGATAACGACGCCGTGCCCAACTAATTTATCGAAACAATTGTTCGTGATTTTTGTCACGAATATCAGTCATAATATGTAAAAAATATGTGATGGATGAGTATTTTATACACCTGTTGTTAAAAACACCAAATGCTATTTTTGTTTAAGGCATTTTTGTTAGCTCACTTTATTGTACATATTTTGTTCTACCATTTCACCTATTATTTGTACATACTTTATGTCCGACAGAGAGAATCTCTATGTACacatacaaatatatatatatatttacatgaTTTCCTACGACATTTTCATCTGCTGCTCTTGCCTATGAGATTATTATAAATTCAACAGAAATTTTGCTGTAAATATCACATTAATCCCTGGGCAGCGATACTCTCACACACGTATTTAAATGCAGATTTCACCATGTGATTGTACCTAAATACCACAAAATACTCACTAGTACATACCTGCCCGAGCTTGTACAGTGTATAAAACGCGGTATTCTAACGCgtattatttattttgttttggtTTGCAGCTTTGATACAGTATTATTGAATTTGTTCTCATTGTCACGTtgaatttctttttcttttttttttgttttttttttgtttgattttgtgaTTTACAAACATGTCTGTCTCAAACTGTGTTCAACACTGGCAAACTGTGATACAAACGCAAGTGTCTGTGCAAAAAGAAAACgtggaacaaaagaaaaaaatcaataaaaacGGGACTCATATTCGAGTAACAGCTGCTTTTGCCCGGAAGCAGCAGAAGTGCAAAAgtttcccttttgttttgttttgtttctcgttttgttgAGCTGACTGAATTGCTTGAGTTTCCTTTTTTCCTGAAATCGAGTTTCAAAGATTGGTGCGTCAAGCAAAATGGCGATAGATGGCGCGCCATCTATGGAGAAAGCGAGCAACTAGGCTGAGCTAGGCTAGGGTAGCCGAGCCAAGCCGTCTGGAAGGTCACACGAAAACTCCATTCAAAAAAGAATGGGCGCccccattagtgctgccaccctgtggtagtcacaggaactgtgcacgtgtgaaCCGCTGTTTGCCGAGTTCCTTCCCGTCCTATTTTTCGTTCATTTTTGTGTTCGTTCGTGTTTATTTCGTGCCGGTTCATTTTCTCCCACTCCGGAACCGGTGTAGAATAGATTCACTGGTGTAGAGCAGATATCGCACCGGCCAGCACTCCTCGCGTaaacaactgtgcatatcgcacgcggacgCAAGCAATCTTcgttttttcctttatctttcGAAAGTTGATATGCCACTCAGATGTTCACTGGACGGAATGTTAAGTTATCGTCAGTGATACTCATTAACgacggcggccaccagtattcattCCAATAGGAAGAGCggttttggcagtccacccctgttaattgtgtcgtcgctgggaacgaggctaaggagcgcactGAGACTGGTGTTTTGAGCGTAATGCGACAAGGTCTCAtggaccttgtcgcgttacgcTCCGGGCGACATCTGGTGGGTAATTATCGcgcaatttgtcaagcaacagtcCTTCCTCTATGTGCCCGACTGCTCGTGACGGCTACGTAGCCGGCTTC from Ornithodoros turicata isolate Travis chromosome 4, ASM3712646v1, whole genome shotgun sequence encodes the following:
- the LOC135390677 gene encoding crustacean hyperglycemic hormones-like isoform X1, producing MRGHYPSLIQVCSTILIKMNASLTVCLRVLVLLVAIWNGVQAQRNLHKRSFLELGCRGNFEQSYLARLERVCEECFQLYREPQVYNMCRVNCFKNENFGKCAEALLLHDEMESLKNKVDYLYSS
- the LOC135390677 gene encoding CHH-like protein isoform X2, with the protein product MRGHYPSLIQVCSTILIKMNASLTVCLRVLVLLVAIWNGVQAQRNLHKRSFLELGCRGNFEQSYLARLERVCEECFQLYREPQVYNMCRASCYKNENFDSCATALLIQNGELDEIRRMINFVFG